The genomic window GCCCGCGGCGACCACGGCACCGGCCGGGGTCAATTCCGGCACACCGGTCAACGGAATGCCGGTCAACGGAACACCGGTGAGCGCGTCACCGGTGAGTGGGACCTCCATGTCGGACAAGCCGAACTACGCGATGGGGAATTACAACGGCTCCGGCTCCGCTTCCGGCACGCCTTATATGGGCGGACCGAGTTCGAGCGCCCCGACCGGACCGATGCCGAGCGGTGATATCGCGAAATGGATCGCCGAGGCCAAACAGAAACTCATCGAAATGGGCTACGACCCCAAGGACATCGATGAGCGGGCCATCGCCATGATCATCCAGCATGAATCGGCGGGTAACCCGTACGCGGAAAACCGGTGGGACAGCAACTGGGTGGCGGGACATCCATCGAAGGGGCTGATGCAGACCATCGACAGCACCTTCAACGCCTATAAGGCACCCGGCCACGACGATATCTGGAACCCGGTGGACAACATCATCGCCGGCGTTCGCTACTCGATCGACACGTATGGCTCGGTCAACAATGTTCCCGGCGTGGTGGCGGTCGGCCAAGGTCGCGCGTACCAGGGTTATTGACCGCCACCCTGTCCGGTCACCGCTGACTGTTGGCGAGCAACGCGTACTGCGCGGCTGCCCGCTGCTGGGTTTCCCACAAACGGGCACCGAGCACCAGCGCCGCGTACTTCCGGTAGGCGACAAAGCAACGGAATTGGCCATTCTTGGGCGCGAGATAGTCCTGTACGCACAATGCGCCGGGCACATCCGCGGGCGGATCGACAGCTCGACGGTCAACGGCCGGACCGAGTTCCGCGGACTCGGTGACGAACCGTGCCGCAGCGGCGTCGTCCCGGGTGCGGAAGCCGAAAGCGTCGGCTGTCACCGCGACCCGATCGACTCCCGCTCGCTGCAATACCGGAAACCGGCCCGACTGATCCAGCAGATAGTTGAGGTACCCGCGCAACGTCAGCACCACCTCACCCTGACCATCCGGCGGGGGAACAACACCTTGGTCGTGGATGACCCGGGCGAGCAGACCGTCCGGGTCCTGGCGCAGCGTGCTGAACTTTCCGACGGGTGTCGGCGTGAATTTGTCGAGCTCGATGACCTCGGCGTCGAGATACTTCTGGGTCGCCTCGACCAGTCGATTGATATCTGGCGTCCGCGAATCCGCGAGCACACTGATCACATAACTCCCATGTGCGGTCGTGCTACCGAGCGTCGGCACCGAGGGACGCCAATGTGCCCGCGAATCAGCGTATTTGGGCAGCGTGACGGCAACGTTTTCCGGATTGAGCGCGAAGTCCACGGCGTCGAGTTCGGCTGCCGCGGCCTTCGCCGCCGCCGCGTCCGGGAAGCGCAACACCGTCACGGTAAGCCCCTCCCGCTCGTGGCTGCCGGAAGCCGCCGTTGTGAGCGGTAGGACAGCATCGGCC from Nocardia iowensis includes these protein-coding regions:
- a CDS encoding DUF7373 family lipoprotein: MNWNARAAVAVCTIVAAVIGVGGCASPVRGTGVAAELDVRTLDTGRFPTAPPKMSVLLDDVGYARLEAARMADAVLSPHEVDPKYSTGASALVHTDAQSVTRYLAEPVLPVLLKYGFVLGFSTGSADAVLPLTTAASGSHEREGLTVTVLRFPDAAAAKAAAAELDAVDFALNPENVAVTLPKYADSRAHWRPSVPTLGSTTAHGSYVISVLADSRTPDINRLVEATQKYLDAEVIELDKFTPTPVGKFSTLRQDPDGLLARVIHDQGVVPPPDGQGEVVLTLRGYLNYLLDQSGRFPVLQRAGVDRVAVTADAFGFRTRDDAAAARFVTESAELGPAVDRRAVDPPADVPGALCVQDYLAPKNGQFRCFVAYRKYAALVLGARLWETQQRAAAQYALLANSQR